A stretch of the Thiocystis violascens DSM 198 genome encodes the following:
- the glnK gene encoding P-II family nitrogen regulator — protein MKMVAAVIKPFKLDDVREALGDIGVSGITVIEVKGFGRQKGHTELYRGAEYVVDFLPKIKVEIAVDDDMVEKVIEAISNAARTGKIGDGKIFVFELNQVIRIRTGETGSDAL, from the coding sequence ATGAAAATGGTTGCAGCCGTCATTAAACCCTTCAAGCTCGACGATGTCCGCGAGGCGCTGGGAGACATCGGCGTCTCCGGCATCACCGTCATCGAAGTCAAGGGCTTCGGACGCCAGAAAGGCCATACGGAACTCTATCGCGGTGCCGAATACGTCGTCGATTTCCTGCCGAAGATCAAGGTCGAGATCGCGGTCGACGACGACATGGTCGAGAAGGTGATCGAGGCGATCAGCAACGCCGCCCGCACCGGCAAGATCGGCGACGGCAAGATCTTCGTGTTCGAACTCAACCAGGTCATCCGCATCCGCACCGGCGAAACCGGGTCGGACGCATTGTGA
- the ubiK gene encoding ubiquinone biosynthesis accessory factor UbiK — protein MLDPKQFDDLFQRLSSAMPKGLQVLQEDINRNLRASLESGLSRLDLVTREEFDVQSAVLARTREKLIALETQVKTLEQALAVGRPQAD, from the coding sequence ATGTTGGATCCGAAACAATTCGACGACCTGTTCCAGCGTCTCTCCTCGGCCATGCCGAAGGGTCTCCAGGTGTTGCAGGAAGACATCAATCGCAACCTCCGGGCTTCCCTGGAATCGGGACTGTCCCGACTGGATCTGGTGACGCGCGAGGAGTTCGACGTGCAGTCGGCGGTCCTGGCGCGGACACGCGAAAAACTGATCGCGCTGGAGACGCAGGTGAAGACGCTGGAGCAGGCGCTCGCGGTCGGCCGACCGCAAGCGGACTGA
- a CDS encoding glycogen/starch/alpha-glucan phosphorylase encodes MSPLNGPTKPHPNAHFFDLPPLPMDSEGIAQDFRRYYAHTFGRDHDAQAIYYSYKALSITLRDRLMERWKRTRQSYDEAGCKRTYYLSLEFLMGRALSNAMLNLGINSAVEQGLYGMGLALEEIAGNEPDAGLGNGGLGRLAACFLDSCATLQLPVRGYGLRYEYGMFRQLIEGGEQLEEPDHWLRDGNPWELERPEFTQRIPFGGRTETSVDRRGRKTVRWVDTHDVLAVPYDIPVPGYRNETVNTLRLWKSAATDEFDLGEFNAGSYPESVAQKNEAEHITMVLYPNDANECGKELRLRQQFFLASASIKDVLRDWIRLNGNDFSRFAEHNCFQLNDTHPAVSVAELMRQLMDDHDLEWDTAWPIVRQTMAYTNHTLLPEALERWSVRLFRQLLPRILEIIFEINARFLAEVATRWPGDTDRQRRMSLIEEGYDPQVRMAYLAIVGSFSVNGVAALHSELLIEGLFRDFHDIWPKKFNNKTNGVTQRRWLAMCNPGLRELLDETIGTEWVRDLSQLQQLAPSAEDADFRARWHAIKQDNKRRLAEHVAQICRVDFPLDAVFDVQVKRIHEYKRQLLNVLHVIHLYNRIKRGDTRDWTARCVLIGGKAAPGYVMAKQIIKLINNVARAINNDPETAGLLRVAFVPDYRVSLMEVIAPGTDLSEQISTAGKEASGTGNMKFMMNGAVTIGTLDGANIEIRDQVGEENFFLFGMTAAGVESRRHHYDPNGIIAGDPALLEVMSLLESGHFNQFEGGIFDQIILAIRNPHDPWMTAADFRSYIDVQEQAAAAYLDRDRWLRMSILNSARSGHFSSDRTIAEYNQDIWHLDAVPPKA; translated from the coding sequence ATGTCCCCCTTGAACGGCCCCACCAAACCTCATCCGAACGCGCACTTCTTCGACCTTCCGCCCCTGCCCATGGACTCCGAAGGGATCGCGCAGGACTTCCGGCGCTATTACGCCCACACCTTCGGGCGGGACCATGACGCGCAGGCGATCTATTATTCCTACAAGGCATTGTCCATCACCCTGCGCGACCGTCTGATGGAGCGCTGGAAGCGGACCCGCCAGTCCTATGACGAGGCGGGATGCAAGCGCACCTACTATCTGTCGCTGGAATTCCTGATGGGCCGCGCGCTATCGAACGCCATGCTCAACCTCGGAATCAACAGCGCCGTGGAGCAGGGACTCTACGGCATGGGTCTGGCGCTGGAGGAGATTGCCGGCAACGAACCCGATGCCGGCCTGGGCAATGGCGGTCTGGGCCGTCTGGCGGCCTGCTTTCTGGACTCCTGCGCCACTCTGCAGCTTCCGGTGCGGGGCTATGGACTGCGCTACGAATACGGCATGTTCCGCCAGTTGATCGAGGGCGGCGAACAGCTCGAAGAGCCGGATCACTGGTTGCGCGATGGCAACCCCTGGGAACTCGAACGCCCCGAATTCACCCAACGCATCCCCTTCGGCGGCCGCACCGAGACCAGCGTGGACCGACGCGGTCGCAAGACGGTGCGCTGGGTGGATACCCATGACGTCCTGGCGGTCCCCTACGATATTCCCGTTCCCGGTTATCGCAACGAGACCGTCAATACCCTGCGTCTCTGGAAATCCGCCGCCACCGACGAATTCGACCTTGGCGAATTCAACGCCGGCAGTTACCCGGAGTCGGTCGCCCAGAAGAACGAGGCCGAGCACATCACCATGGTGCTCTACCCCAACGACGCCAACGAATGCGGCAAGGAATTGCGGCTGCGTCAGCAGTTCTTCCTCGCCAGCGCCAGCATCAAGGACGTGCTGCGCGACTGGATCCGGCTCAACGGCAACGACTTCAGCCGCTTCGCCGAGCACAACTGTTTCCAGCTCAACGACACCCATCCCGCCGTCTCGGTCGCCGAGCTGATGCGCCAACTGATGGACGATCATGATCTGGAGTGGGACACCGCCTGGCCGATCGTTCGCCAGACCATGGCCTACACCAATCACACCCTGCTGCCCGAGGCGCTGGAACGCTGGTCGGTGCGGTTGTTTCGCCAACTGCTGCCGCGCATCCTGGAGATCATCTTCGAGATCAACGCCCGTTTCCTGGCGGAAGTCGCGACCCGCTGGCCGGGCGACACCGACCGCCAGCGGCGCATGTCGCTGATCGAGGAAGGCTACGATCCGCAGGTGCGGATGGCCTATCTGGCGATCGTCGGCAGTTTCTCGGTCAACGGCGTCGCCGCGCTGCACTCGGAGCTTCTGATCGAGGGCCTGTTCCGCGATTTCCACGACATCTGGCCCAAGAAATTCAACAACAAGACCAACGGCGTCACCCAGCGGCGCTGGCTGGCCATGTGCAATCCGGGTCTGCGCGAACTGCTCGACGAGACTATCGGCACCGAGTGGGTGCGCGACCTCAGCCAGCTCCAGCAGCTTGCGCCCTCTGCCGAGGACGCGGACTTCCGCGCCCGCTGGCACGCCATCAAGCAGGACAACAAGCGTCGTCTGGCCGAGCATGTCGCACAAATCTGCCGGGTGGACTTTCCGCTGGACGCCGTCTTCGACGTGCAGGTCAAGCGCATCCACGAATACAAGCGCCAGTTGCTCAATGTCCTGCATGTCATCCATCTCTATAACCGTATCAAGCGCGGCGACACCCGCGACTGGACCGCGCGCTGCGTCCTGATCGGCGGCAAGGCGGCCCCCGGTTATGTGATGGCCAAGCAGATCATCAAGCTGATCAATAACGTCGCTCGCGCCATCAACAACGATCCCGAAACCGCTGGCCTGTTGCGGGTCGCGTTCGTGCCGGATTACCGTGTCTCGCTCATGGAAGTGATCGCGCCCGGCACCGATCTGTCCGAACAGATCTCCACCGCCGGCAAGGAGGCATCCGGGACGGGCAACATGAAGTTCATGATGAACGGCGCGGTCACCATCGGCACCCTGGATGGGGCCAACATCGAGATCCGCGATCAGGTGGGCGAGGAGAATTTCTTCCTCTTCGGCATGACCGCCGCTGGTGTCGAGTCACGCCGTCATCACTATGACCCCAATGGCATCATCGCCGGCGATCCGGCCCTGCTGGAGGTCATGAGTCTGCTGGAGTCCGGGCATTTCAATCAGTTCGAGGGCGGCATCTTCGACCAGATCATCCTCGCGATCCGCAACCCGCACGATCCCTGGATGACCGCCGCGGATTTCCGCAGCTATATCGACGTGCAGGAGCAGGCCGCCGCGGCCTACCTGGATCGTGACCGCTGGTTGCGCATGAGCATCCTGAACAGCGCCCGCAGCGGTCATTTCTCGTCCGACCGCACCATCGCCGAATACAACCAGGATATCTGGCACCTCGACGCCGTCCCGCCCAAGGCATAA
- a CDS encoding YifB family Mg chelatase-like AAA ATPase — MALCILYSRARVGIHAPAVTVEVHLSGGLPSLSMVGLPELAVKESKDRVRGALLNGRFRFPDGHVTINLAPADLPKEGGRFDLPIALGILGASGQVAAKALDRYEFIGELALSGALRPVNGVLPAAVAARDAGRELILPRENAAEAALVSGLSLRPAGHLMEVCEHLNGTSLLSAFVSGEDSGHDNDPAYPELAEVRGQEHAKRALEIAAAGGHSLLLIGPPGTGKSMLANRLPGLLPPMTEAEALETAAIRSVSDRDRFDPSRWRERPFRSPHHTASGVALVGGGSNPRPGEISLAHQGVLFLDELPEYDRKVLEVLREPLESGYIDISRAARQARFPARFQLLAAMNPCPCGYLGDSSGRCRCTIEQIGRYRGRISGPLLDRIDMHVEVPRLDVSRLGGPRPADAETTALVRARVAAARVLQQTRAGKPNNALAPSEIDRDCALDEAGRRLMEQALTRLALSARAYHRILKVARTIADLQQANAIDSTHLSEAIGYRRLDRGQPHS, encoded by the coding sequence TTGGCGCTCTGCATCCTGTACAGCCGCGCCCGCGTCGGCATCCATGCCCCGGCGGTGACGGTCGAGGTCCATCTGTCCGGCGGTCTGCCCTCGCTCTCGATGGTCGGTCTGCCGGAACTGGCGGTGAAAGAGAGCAAGGATCGGGTGCGCGGCGCCCTGCTCAACGGGCGTTTCCGCTTTCCCGACGGGCACGTCACCATCAATCTGGCGCCCGCGGATTTGCCCAAGGAAGGCGGTCGCTTCGATCTGCCGATCGCGCTCGGCATCCTGGGCGCCTCGGGTCAGGTGGCCGCCAAGGCGCTCGATCGCTATGAGTTCATCGGCGAACTGGCCCTGTCCGGCGCGCTGCGGCCGGTCAATGGGGTGCTGCCAGCGGCGGTCGCGGCGCGCGACGCGGGCCGCGAACTCATCCTGCCGCGCGAGAATGCCGCCGAGGCGGCGCTGGTCAGCGGTCTGTCGCTGCGACCGGCGGGTCATCTGATGGAGGTCTGCGAACATCTGAATGGCACCAGCCTGCTGTCCGCCTTCGTGTCGGGCGAGGATTCCGGCCATGACAACGATCCCGCCTATCCCGAACTGGCCGAGGTGCGCGGCCAGGAGCACGCCAAGCGAGCATTGGAGATTGCCGCCGCGGGGGGGCATAGCCTGCTGTTGATCGGCCCGCCCGGCACGGGCAAGTCGATGCTGGCCAACCGGCTGCCGGGTCTGCTGCCGCCCATGACCGAGGCCGAGGCGCTGGAGACGGCGGCGATCCGCTCGGTTAGCGACCGGGATCGCTTCGACCCGAGCCGCTGGCGCGAACGGCCCTTTCGGTCGCCGCACCATACCGCGTCCGGGGTCGCGCTGGTCGGCGGGGGCAGCAATCCCCGGCCGGGCGAGATTTCGCTGGCCCATCAGGGCGTGCTCTTTCTCGACGAACTGCCGGAATACGATCGCAAGGTGCTGGAGGTGCTGCGCGAGCCCCTGGAGTCGGGTTATATCGATATCTCCAGGGCGGCGCGCCAGGCGCGCTTTCCGGCGCGCTTCCAGTTGCTGGCGGCCATGAATCCCTGCCCCTGCGGCTATCTGGGCGACAGCAGCGGGCGCTGCCGCTGTACCATCGAGCAGATCGGGCGCTATCGCGGACGTATCTCCGGCCCCCTGCTCGACCGTATCGACATGCACGTCGAGGTGCCCCGGCTCGATGTCTCGCGGCTGGGCGGACCGCGTCCCGCGGACGCCGAAACCACGGCGCTGGTACGCGCGCGGGTCGCCGCCGCCCGCGTCCTCCAGCAGACCCGCGCCGGCAAGCCGAACAACGCGCTGGCACCGAGCGAGATCGATCGCGACTGCGCGCTCGACGAGGCCGGGCGGCGACTCATGGAGCAAGCGCTGACCCGCCTTGCACTCTCGGCGCGGGCCTACCATCGGATCCTGAAGGTCGCCCGGACCATCGCCGATCTTCAGCAGGCGAACGCCATCGATTCCACGCACCTGAGCGAAGCTATCGGCTATCGTCGTCTCGATCGAGGACAGCCGCACTCCTGA
- the speE gene encoding polyamine aminopropyltransferase: MLDPTHWFSEVAADDGSAFSLKIREKLHEEQTPFQFIEIYATEGFGNLMVIDGCTMLSSRDNFLYHEMMSHPALFTHPAPRRVCIIGGGDCGTLREVLKHPGVESAVQIDIDEGVTRLAERYFPELTAANHDPRAQLLFEDGIRWIREAPTGSLDLIIVDSTDPVGPALGLFSQDFYAECLRALDTHGILVQQSESPLYHLRILQEMHGAMRAAGFADTQTLSFPQPIYPSGWWSATLAGKAVTLADFRVADAECKPFETEYYNAGIHRAALAQPEFVRRGLAAIAETRD, translated from the coding sequence ATGCTCGACCCCACTCACTGGTTCTCGGAAGTTGCCGCGGACGACGGTAGCGCCTTCTCCCTGAAGATCCGCGAGAAGCTCCACGAGGAGCAGACGCCCTTTCAGTTCATCGAGATCTACGCCACCGAGGGTTTCGGCAATCTGATGGTGATCGACGGCTGCACCATGCTGTCGAGCCGCGATAATTTTCTCTATCACGAGATGATGTCCCACCCGGCGCTCTTCACCCATCCGGCGCCCCGGCGGGTCTGTATCATCGGCGGCGGCGACTGCGGCACCCTGCGCGAGGTGCTGAAACATCCGGGGGTCGAGTCGGCGGTGCAGATCGATATCGACGAAGGGGTCACCCGGCTCGCCGAGCGCTATTTCCCCGAACTCACCGCCGCGAACCATGACCCGCGCGCCCAACTGTTGTTCGAGGACGGCATCCGCTGGATCCGGGAAGCCCCCACCGGTAGCCTGGATCTCATCATCGTCGACAGCACCGACCCGGTCGGCCCGGCCCTGGGACTCTTCAGCCAGGACTTCTACGCCGAGTGCCTGCGCGCGCTCGATACCCATGGGATCCTGGTGCAACAGAGCGAATCGCCCCTGTATCACCTGCGCATCCTGCAGGAGATGCATGGTGCGATGCGCGCCGCCGGCTTCGCCGACACCCAAACCCTGTCGTTCCCTCAGCCGATCTACCCCTCGGGCTGGTGGAGCGCGACCCTGGCCGGCAAGGCGGTAACGCTGGCCGATTTCCGGGTCGCGGATGCGGAATGCAAACCCTTTGAAACCGAGTATTACAACGCGGGGATTCACCGCGCGGCCTTGGCTCAACCGGAGTTCGTTCGGCGCGGGCTCGCGGCGATTGCCGAGACGCGAGACTGA
- a CDS encoding DUF2939 domain-containing protein, translated as MPTITRARHRTWVAMHRWWRRARRPARRLLLLGLALVMLYGLWPYATLWSLNRALAQDDETTLERLVDLDAIRDELARRLNKERPSAIDGLSDDFIEWLESGIRYHGVHALERIVTLDWVRAQLTARALPGEDFPPLLVTGFFESPRNFRARIGHRNAEPVILRLHLDRRGWRVSTLYY; from the coding sequence ATGCCGACGATCACGCGCGCGCGCCATCGGACCTGGGTGGCCATGCACCGCTGGTGGCGGCGCGCGCGCCGGCCCGCCAGACGCCTGCTGCTTCTGGGCCTGGCACTGGTCATGCTCTACGGACTCTGGCCCTATGCGACACTCTGGAGCCTGAACCGCGCGCTCGCCCAGGACGACGAGACGACACTGGAGCGACTGGTGGATCTGGATGCGATTCGCGACGAACTGGCGCGCCGTCTCAACAAGGAGCGCCCCAGCGCCATCGACGGGCTCTCCGACGATTTTATCGAGTGGCTGGAGTCGGGGATTCGATACCACGGCGTCCATGCGCTGGAGCGCATCGTCACGCTCGACTGGGTGCGGGCGCAACTGACCGCGAGAGCGCTTCCCGGTGAAGACTTTCCGCCCCTCCTCGTCACCGGCTTTTTCGAGAGTCCACGAAATTTCCGCGCGCGGATCGGTCACCGCAACGCGGAGCCGGTCATCCTGCGGCTGCACCTCGACCGGCGAGGCTGGCGTGTCTCGACCCTCTACTATTGA
- a CDS encoding ATP-binding cassette domain-containing protein: MLQLKDLSFRRGPNLLLEEASIAIYPGQKVGLVGANGCGKSSLFALLLGDLHADAGGFSIPADWEVAHVAQHTPDTERAAIEFVLDGDRELRQIESELTAADAAGDGLRHGELLGRLESIGGYDAESRAARLLHGLGFAPGDERRPVNSYSGGWRMRLALARTLMCRSDLLLLDEPTNHLDLDAVIWLEGWLKSYPGTLMLISHDRDFLDAVGSHILHLEHRRLTLYAGNYSAFERQRAERLAQQQSAYVRQQREIAHMHSFVERFRAKATKARQAQSRVKALERMELIAPAHIDSPFRFGFEPAGNLPRPLLRMDKATAGYGAKPVLQSVGFSLEPGDRIGLLGRNGAGKSTLIKVLAGELALLSGQCERAQDLRVGYFAQHQLDQLDRHGTPLGHLRRLDPNATEQTLRNYLGGFGFAGDRALDPIAPLSGGEKARLVLAMIIRQKPNLLLLDEPTNHLDLEMRHALSEALQGFEGALVLVSHDRHLLRVTSDTLMLVDGGGVRLFDGDLDDYPAWLAGRDPAARPADATDSARDGGDRKQQRRQSAEARKALQPLRNREKQLEQRLATLNARRATLDQALAASDLYAPESKARLLALLAEQRQISADLEATEDAWLEVSESIEQFHASDDAPNARA, encoded by the coding sequence ATGCTTCAACTGAAAGACCTGAGTTTCCGCCGTGGCCCCAACCTCCTGCTGGAAGAGGCGTCGATCGCCATCTATCCCGGCCAGAAGGTGGGTCTGGTGGGCGCCAACGGCTGCGGGAAATCGAGCCTCTTCGCCCTACTGCTGGGCGATCTGCACGCGGACGCGGGCGGGTTTTCGATCCCGGCCGACTGGGAGGTCGCGCATGTCGCCCAGCACACCCCGGACACCGAGCGCGCGGCCATCGAGTTCGTGCTGGATGGCGACCGCGAGCTGCGCCAGATCGAGAGCGAGTTGACCGCCGCCGATGCCGCCGGCGACGGACTGCGTCACGGCGAACTGCTGGGCCGGCTGGAATCCATCGGCGGTTACGACGCCGAAAGCCGCGCCGCGCGTCTGCTGCATGGCCTGGGCTTCGCGCCGGGCGACGAGCGCCGCCCGGTCAACAGCTACTCGGGCGGCTGGCGGATGCGTCTCGCGCTGGCGCGCACGCTGATGTGCCGCTCGGATCTGCTGCTGCTCGACGAGCCGACCAACCATCTGGATCTGGACGCCGTGATCTGGCTCGAAGGCTGGCTCAAGAGCTATCCGGGCACCCTGATGCTGATCTCGCATGACCGCGATTTTCTGGACGCGGTCGGCAGCCACATCCTGCACCTGGAACATCGGCGACTCACGCTCTACGCGGGCAATTATTCGGCCTTCGAGCGCCAACGCGCCGAGCGGCTCGCCCAGCAGCAGTCGGCTTATGTCCGTCAGCAACGCGAAATCGCCCACATGCACAGCTTTGTCGAACGCTTCCGCGCCAAGGCGACCAAGGCGCGTCAGGCGCAGAGTCGGGTGAAGGCGCTGGAGCGCATGGAGCTGATCGCCCCGGCGCATATCGACTCGCCCTTCCGTTTCGGTTTCGAGCCGGCCGGGAATCTGCCCCGTCCGCTGCTGCGGATGGACAAAGCGACGGCCGGCTATGGCGCGAAGCCCGTCCTCCAGAGTGTCGGATTCAGTCTGGAACCGGGCGACCGCATCGGCCTGCTGGGACGCAACGGCGCGGGTAAATCGACGCTGATCAAGGTGCTGGCCGGCGAGCTGGCGCTGTTGTCGGGCCAGTGCGAGCGTGCGCAGGATCTGCGCGTGGGCTATTTCGCCCAGCATCAACTGGATCAACTCGACCGCCACGGCACCCCGCTCGGTCATCTGCGCCGACTCGATCCGAACGCCACCGAACAGACCTTGCGCAACTATCTGGGCGGTTTCGGTTTCGCCGGCGACCGCGCGCTCGATCCGATCGCGCCACTCTCGGGCGGCGAAAAGGCGCGTCTGGTGCTGGCCATGATCATCCGTCAGAAGCCCAATCTGCTGCTGCTCGACGAACCGACCAATCATCTGGATCTGGAGATGCGCCACGCGCTCAGCGAGGCGTTGCAGGGCTTCGAGGGCGCGCTGGTGCTGGTCTCGCACGACCGTCATCTGCTGCGGGTGACCAGCGACACCCTGATGCTGGTAGATGGCGGCGGGGTGCGCCTGTTCGACGGCGATCTGGACGATTATCCGGCCTGGCTGGCGGGACGCGATCCGGCCGCGCGACCGGCGGACGCGACGGACAGCGCCCGCGACGGCGGCGACCGCAAGCAGCAGCGTCGTCAGTCGGCGGAGGCGCGCAAGGCATTGCAGCCGCTGCGCAACCGCGAAAAGCAGTTGGAACAGCGGCTCGCGACGCTCAACGCGCGCCGCGCGACCCTGGATCAGGCGCTTGCGGCATCCGATCTCTACGCGCCCGAGAGCAAGGCGCGACTGCTGGCCCTGCTGGCCGAGCAGCGCCAAATCAGCGCGGATCTGGAAGCGACCGAGGACGCCTGGCTGGAGGTCAGCGAGTCCATCGAGCAATTTCATGCCAGCGACGATGCCCCGAATGCGCGCGCGTGA
- a CDS encoding ammonium transporter, which produces MSKLDPKRLATPALAGILTLAPMLALAQEEVPVLNSGDTAWMLTATALVLFMTIPGLALFYGGLVRSKNVLSVLMQCFAITALMTVLWVIYGYSLAFSTVGMEQGVVNFNSFIGGFDKVLLGGVTRESLTAAIPETVFATFQMTFAIITPALIVGAFAERMKFSALLWFMGIWFTIVYLPIAHMVWSGDGGLMWDWGVLDFAGGTVVHINAGVAGLVAALVLGKRKGYPTTAMPPHNLGYTVIGASMLWVGWFGFNAGSAVAANESAGMAMLVTQIATATAALAWMFSEWVNHGKASVLGIATGAVAGLVAITPASGTAGPLGALAIGAASGVICFLASTKLKRALGYDDSLDVFGVHAVGGIVGALLTGIFAAASLGGAGLAEGVTIAGQLWIQTKGVLVTLVYTAVLSYIILKLVDLTIGLRVNEEQETEGLDLSQHDERGYIL; this is translated from the coding sequence ATGTCTAAACTGGATCCCAAACGGCTTGCCACGCCGGCCCTGGCCGGCATCCTAACCCTGGCCCCAATGCTCGCGCTGGCTCAGGAAGAGGTTCCCGTCCTGAACAGCGGCGATACCGCCTGGATGCTGACCGCCACCGCGCTGGTGCTGTTCATGACCATTCCCGGCCTGGCCCTCTTCTACGGCGGCCTGGTGCGTTCCAAGAACGTGCTTTCGGTGCTGATGCAATGTTTTGCCATCACTGCGCTGATGACCGTGCTCTGGGTGATCTACGGTTACAGCCTGGCCTTCTCGACCGTCGGGATGGAACAGGGCGTGGTGAATTTCAACTCCTTCATCGGCGGCTTCGATAAGGTGTTGTTGGGCGGCGTGACCCGCGAGAGCCTGACGGCGGCGATCCCCGAAACGGTCTTCGCCACCTTCCAGATGACCTTTGCCATCATCACTCCGGCCCTGATCGTCGGTGCCTTTGCCGAACGCATGAAGTTCTCCGCCCTGCTGTGGTTCATGGGGATCTGGTTCACCATCGTCTATCTGCCGATCGCTCACATGGTGTGGAGCGGCGATGGCGGGCTGATGTGGGATTGGGGCGTGCTCGATTTCGCCGGCGGCACCGTGGTGCACATCAACGCCGGTGTCGCCGGTCTGGTCGCGGCGCTCGTGCTGGGCAAACGCAAAGGCTATCCGACCACCGCCATGCCGCCGCATAACCTGGGCTATACCGTCATCGGCGCCTCCATGCTGTGGGTCGGCTGGTTCGGCTTCAACGCCGGCAGCGCGGTCGCGGCCAACGAGAGCGCCGGCATGGCCATGCTGGTCACCCAGATCGCCACCGCCACCGCGGCATTGGCCTGGATGTTCTCGGAGTGGGTCAACCACGGCAAGGCCAGCGTGCTCGGTATCGCCACCGGCGCCGTTGCAGGTCTGGTCGCCATCACACCCGCCTCCGGGACTGCCGGTCCGCTCGGTGCCCTGGCGATCGGCGCGGCTTCTGGCGTCATCTGCTTCCTGGCCTCGACCAAGCTCAAGCGGGCGCTGGGCTACGACGACTCGCTCGATGTCTTCGGCGTGCATGCCGTCGGCGGCATCGTCGGCGCGCTGCTGACCGGCATCTTTGCCGCCGCGAGCCTGGGCGGCGCCGGTCTGGCCGAGGGCGTGACCATCGCCGGTCAGCTCTGGATCCAGACCAAGGGCGTTCTGGTGACCCTGGTCTATACGGCGGTTTTGAGCTATATCATCCTCAAGCTGGTCGATCTGACCATCGGTCTGCGGGTGAACGAGGAGCAGGAAACCGAGGGGCTCGACCTCTCGCAGCACGACGAACGCGGTTACATTCTCTGA
- a CDS encoding TorF family putative porin — translation MKPTHIGTALAVGTLVMSAGAFQAAMAEDPHSISANIGVVSNYIWRGQTQTDNQPAVQGGLDYAHQSGFYAGTWLSNVDFGEGNETNYELDLYTGFGGSINDDFSYDLNLIYYAYPDGRDSDFSELGASATYKWLTAGIAYTFYGQADDAPGVANTEANYIQGDLYYHAALDFDLPYELGLNLHGGYYDFRYNDGGNDYGHWGASISREAGDFGTFSFNYDQIGRDTYDEDPKLWIGWNKEF, via the coding sequence ATGAAACCAACACACATCGGTACCGCACTGGCCGTTGGAACCCTCGTCATGAGCGCGGGTGCTTTTCAGGCCGCCATGGCCGAGGATCCCCACTCGATCAGCGCCAACATCGGCGTGGTCAGCAACTACATATGGCGCGGACAGACCCAGACCGATAATCAGCCGGCGGTTCAGGGCGGGCTGGATTATGCGCACCAGAGCGGTTTTTATGCCGGTACCTGGCTGTCGAACGTGGACTTTGGCGAGGGTAACGAGACCAATTACGAACTCGACCTCTACACCGGCTTTGGTGGCTCGATCAACGACGACTTCAGCTACGATCTCAACCTCATCTATTACGCCTATCCGGACGGCCGCGACAGCGACTTTTCCGAGCTTGGTGCCAGCGCAACCTATAAATGGCTGACCGCGGGCATCGCCTATACGTTTTATGGTCAGGCCGACGATGCGCCTGGGGTGGCCAATACCGAGGCCAACTATATCCAGGGCGACCTCTACTATCACGCCGCGCTGGACTTCGATCTGCCCTACGAACTGGGGCTGAATCTGCACGGCGGTTACTACGATTTCCGCTACAACGACGGCGGCAACGATTACGGTCACTGGGGCGCCTCCATCAGCCGCGAGGCCGGCGATTTCGGTACCTTCAGCTTCAACTACGATCAAATCGGCCGCGACACCTACGACGAGGATCCGAAGTTGTGGATCGGCTGGAACAAAGAATTCTGA